Proteins encoded by one window of Cloeon dipterum chromosome 2, ieCloDipt1.1, whole genome shotgun sequence:
- the Myo81F gene encoding myosin-VIIa isoform X3 — translation MAFLPQGSRPESGVPDMTMLSDIDEEGINQNLHVRYDRDQIYTYTGTILVAVNPYKELDIYSTENVFRYHGSKLGSLEPHVFALAQAAYHSLQAAGVDDPDDEVAANQSCVISGESGAGKTETTKFILQFLCSVTSNVSTWVEQQILEANTVLEAFGNAKTVRNDNSSRFGKFMQVCFDSRWMIKGCIIQDYLLEQSRITSQGRDERNYHVFYQLVAAAKASKELGQQLRVSASSSFAYLNEAGRLEGAEEVRRFDALRLAFNVLQIASEMSDGLFAVLAALLWLGNLEFEDVDGERCALAAADAPTLDTVAALLGLQPEQLKAVLLLRQINVRGNITEIPLKLHEARENRHAMAKALYSRTFAWLVNHINTCTNPGQDSTRFLGVLDIFGFENFVCNSFEQLCINYTNEKLHKFFNHYVFALEQEIYRQEEINFAHIQFTDNTSCLELIEKPPRCILKLLTEQCHMPKGSDVAYLTNLHSEFEAHPHFVKGDDRRKWETEFGVLHYAGAVTYSVHGFVDKNRDVQQDVLFDLMSRASNAFTVELTNFQDLLGGGARVSRASFGSAAATLARPGTGKGKPTVSDAFRHQLQSLVDVLQATNPWYVRCIKPNMEKAEGRYDDRLVLDQLKYLGMLEIIKIRKEGFPVHVPLNDFVQRYACLLTPRRNPLWLQLNPLEAVSLIIGPLDVPSSEWQVGKTKLFLRRCVHEPLEERRSQVVQHQALVIQRSWKRYKAAKEYARVRQAALTIQHGYRGWKQRILFLRQRRAAVVIQSHLRGVFAREVASALREMRRVEQEMLKRERLEEERRALEADEARQLQESLEESERRKDKGLAQEEIAQLSQLTEQLSGKLEAGGQTDSVDLDNLFAFLSDVQVKNSVIDEIGAQMSGLCDDLDLELETVLQEALRGAAPAPPLPTGALPMPPDLPRHWHPSLPEPTEPPPPPPACAPTDHPTPEPLPPPPPLLLDDPDEPIYEAVLPRDAEPPAPPPGPIPGPPLKPLRPKSPAAALEKLQQRTASPLQPSPRHSRPNSRASSTGGGSWRGGAEEGERDARRRFRVERKLQEMQQSEENVLEQPDVHHDMVEFAHNYFNSHERSPEGTIMATLTRNKRASEIMPKYEMVTFYKGNSIPTSHVHMYDPDNVSIACAIFRELCRYLRGELKAEAEAQAIQTIVAHGLEREELRDEIFVQCMRQATNNPSAEATERVWLLLCLAIVAFQPSKLLFRYFVCFLRKNKRQLDGKLRQYVEWCLDNCKNSKVSPRQCPPSTVEIAAMKRLGTIVCRFFFLDGRTKAIDVHPTDTAWDAGLKLAEKLGLRSLDGWAIYQSRPDGEEHVRAHDYLYDVIAAWELKQHKPHQAADNNNKTVSRRNAPTLGNGENRFVFKKRLFKAGRELSQDPVEISLLYAQAVYSVVKCDDFPVSQKVALQLCGLQAQVALGNPKPNKLDYYQDVDAFLPLRISRTRPDEQWVPIIAQAHQQYGTGRTELAAKVLYLSCVMQYPLYGTTMFPVTYRGYWSYGNNLILGVNCDGLLMIKPDDKFVLNEYRYADIESIFLDPSDSFVTINLMKLMPESHNKCFVFETPHKTEIGSLVASYCPVLAGWITESEAPARKLKPVTNEDRVRLFHNLVNCRKSLVDSGVLKKPQDAGGGFIRNTLRRLSKQRLEKLRHEYGGGGGGANDPGETYRGFPYAFWAFSSAPLQHSLSKLNEQEEQVAKQVFSTMLTYAGLGNHGDVVRRVEEEHVNLLQSIVERCMHKENLLNELYLQLVKQTTDHPDPNSRVNLRHWALLSLACSVVLPHDKALRKYLMAHLKKCASDYITEEGKYARFADKCLHRTQGTRRRQFAPSKEEIMCTINRRPIYARFHFMDGQYHAVEFHPSATAGAVLDVVKAKIGLPDTAKGYAIYEVLGSCERSLAADEKLSDVMSKWERYRTATASNGPNAQAPPPRRQTHFFLFKKHLLLDQYMDLNDPVEKELLYHQMLHSLRTDRFPVSDKDAVMLTAIQAQVELGDLPEAAGPEPDEPLEYAEVAAHCLPPAMAQNVLNDTVAMHHQSLRGMTAAEAKKAFLNVVHSWPLHRATIFDVMQSFTSNWPRVLWLAVDQKGLHLLEHRSRHGLCSYNYDSILSYSPALNCLMIIITGNEQHKKHSKVLLTTSQAFQIASLIREYTEVLQSPHEVRRQANGPKRAGTGGHANAGGQQRPLSILLKPVPTLAEEDEPPC, via the exons ACGTACACGGGCACCATCCTGGTCGCCGTCAACCCCTACAAGGAGCTCGACATCTACTCCACG GAGAACGTGTTCAGGTACCATGGCTCGAAGCTGGGCAGCCTGGAGCCGCACGTGTTCGCGCTGGCGCAGGCGGCGTACCACTCGCTGCAGGCGGCCGGCGTGGACGACCCCGACGACGAGGTCGCCGCCAACCAGAGCTGCGTCATCTCGGGCGAGTCGGGCGCCGGCAAGACCGAGACCACCAAGTTCATCCTGCAGTTCCTCTGCTCGGTCACCAGCAACGTCAGCACCTGGGTCGAGCAGCAGATCCTCGAGGCCAACACCGTCCTCGAGGCCTTTG GCAACGCGAAGACGGTGCGCAACGACAACTCGAGCCGCTTCGGCAAGTTCATGCAGGTGTGCTTCGACAGCCGGTGGATGATCAAGGGCTGCATCATCCAGGACTACCTGCTCGAGCAGAGCCGCATCACCTCGCAGGGCCGCGACGAACGCAACTACCACGTCTTCTACCAGCTGGTCGCCGCCGCCAAG GCGAGCAAGGAGCTGGGGCAGCAGCTGCGCGTGTCGGCGTCCAGCTCGTTCGCCTACCTGAACGAGGCCGGACGGCTGGAGGGCGCGGAGGAGGTGCGGCGCTTCGACGCGCTGCGGCTCGCCTTCAACGTGCTGCAGATCGCGAGCGAGATGAGCGACGGCCTGTTCGCCGTGCTGGCCGCCCTCCTTTGGCTCGGCAACCTCGAGTTCGAGGACGTGGACGGCGAGCGGTGCGCgctggccgccgccgacgcgcCCACCCTCGACACGGTGGCCGCCCTGCTCGGCCTCCAGCCGGAGCAACTCAAGGCCGTGCTGCTCCTCCGCCAGATCAACGTCCGCGGCAACATCACCGAGATCCCGCTCAAGCTCCACGAG GCGCGCGAGAACAGGCACGCGATGGCCAAGGCGCTGTACTCGCGGACGTTCGCGTGGCTGGTGAACCACATCAACACGTGCACCAACCCTGGACAGGACTCGACGCGCTTCCTCGGCGTGCTCGACATCTTCGGCTTCGAGAACTTTGTGTGCAACTCGTTTGAGCAGCTGTGCATCAACTACACCAACGAGAAGCTGCACAAGTTTTTCAACCACTACGTCTTCGCGCTGGAGCAGGAGATC TACCGGCAGGAGGAGATCAACTTCGCGCACATCCAGTTCACGGACAACACGAGCTGCCTCGAGCTGATCGAGAAGCCGCCGCGCTGCATCCTCAAGCTGCTCACCGAACAGTGCCACATGCCCAAG GGCTCTGACGTGGCGTACCTGACGAATTTGCACAGCGAGTTCGAAGCGCACCCGCACTTTGTGAAGGGCGACGACCGGCGCAAGTGGGAGACCGAGTTCGGGGTGCTGCACTACGCGGGCGCCGTGACCTACAGCGTGCACGGCTTCGTGGACAAGAACCGCGACGTGCAGCAGGACGTGCTGTTCGACCTGATGAGCCGCGCCTCCAACGCCTTCACCGTCGAGCTGACCAACTTCCAGGAcctgctcggcggcggcgccagGGTCAGCAGGGCCAGCTTCGGCTCGGCCGCCGCCACCCTCGCGCGCCCTGGCACCGGAAAGGGCAAGCCCACCGTCAGCGACGCCTTCCGCCACCAGCTGCAGTCGCTCGTCGACGTCCTCCAGGCCACCAATCCCTG GTACGTGCGGTGCATCAAGCCGAACATGGAGAAGGCGGAGGGCCGGTACGACGACCGGCTGGTGCTGGACCAGCTCAAGTACCTGGGCATGCTGGAGATCATCAAGATCCGCAAGGAGGGCTTCCCGGTGCACGTGCCGCTCAACGACTTCGTGCAGCGCTACGCGTGCCTCCTCACGCCGCGCCGCAACCCCCTCTGGCTGCAGCTGAACCCCCTCGAGGCCGTCAGTCTGATCATCGGCCCGCTGGACGTGCCGAGCAGCGAGTGGCAGGTCGGCAAGACGAAGCTCTTCCTGCGGCGCTGCGTGCACGAGCCGCTCGAGGAGCGCCGCTCGCAGGTGGTGCAGCACCAGGCGCTGGTCATCCAGCGCTCGTGGAAGCGCTACAAGGCCGCCAAGG AGTACGCGAGGGTGCGGCAGGCGGCGCTGACCATCCAGCACGGCTACCGCGGCTGGAAGCAGCGCATCCTCTTCCTCAGACAGCGCCGCGCCGCCGTCGTCATCCAGTCGCACCTCCGCGGCGTCTTCGCCAGGGAGGTGGCCAGCGCCCTCAGGGAAATGCGACGCGTCGAGCAGGAGATGCTCAAGCGCGAGCGGCTCGAGGAGGAGCGCCGCGCACTCGAGGCCGACGAGGCCAGACAACTGCAGGAGTCGCTCGAGGAATCAGAACG TCGCAAGGACAAAGG GTTGGCGCAGGAGGAGATCGCGCAGCTGTCGCAGCTGACCGAGCAGTTGAGCGGGAAGCTggaggcgggcgggcagaCGGACAGCGTCGACCTGGACAACCTGTTCGCCTTCCTGTCGGACGTGCAGGTGAAGAACTCGGTGATCGACGAGATCGGCGCGCAGATGAGCGGCCTCTGCGACGACCTCGACCTCGAGCTGGAGACGGTGCTGCAGGAGGCGCTGCGCGGCGCCGCCccggcgccgccgctgccCACAGGGGCGCTGCCCATGCCGCCGGACCTGCCGCGCCACTGGCACCCGTCGCTGCCCGAGCCGACGgagccgcccccgccgcccccggcCTGCGCGCCTACGGACCACCCGACGCCCgagccgctgccgccgccgccgcccctgcTGCTCGACGACCCCGACGAGCCCATCTACGAGGCCGTGCTTCCCCGCGACGCCGAGCCGCCGGCCCCGCCCCCCGGGCCCATCCCGGGCCCGCCCTTGAAGCCGCTGCGGCCCAAGAgcccggcggcggcgctcgaaAAGTTGCAGCAGCGCACCGCCAGCCCCCTGCAGCCCTCGCCGCGGCACAGCAGACCCAACTCGAGGGCCTCCAGCACC gGCGGCGGGAGCTGGCGCGGCGGCGCGGAGGAGGGCGAGCGGGACGCGCGTCGGCGCTTCCGCGTCGAGCGCAAGCTGCAGGAGATGCAGCAGAGCGAGGAGAACGTGCTGGAGCAGCCGGACGTGCACCACGACATGGTCGAGTTCGCGCACAACTACTTCAACAGCCACGAGCGCTCGCCCGAGGGCACCATCATGGCCACCCTCACGAGGAACAAGCGCGCCTCCGAAATCATGCCCAAGTACGAGATGGTCACCTTCTACAAGGGCAACTCCATCCCCACCTCGCACGTCCACATGTACGACCCTGACAACGTCAGCATCGCCTGCGCCATCTTCAGG GAGCTGTGCCGATATTTGCGCGGCGAGCTGAAGGCCGAGGCGGAGGCGCAGGCGATCCAGACGATCGTGGCGCACGGGCTGGAGCGCGAGGAGCTGCGCGACGAGATTTTCGTGCAGTGCATGCGGCAGGCGACCAACAACCCGAGCGCCGAGGCCACCGAGCGCGTGTGGCTGCTGCTCTGCCTCGCCATCGTTGCCTTCCAGCCCTCCAAGCTGCTCTTCAGG TACTTTGTGTGCTTCCTGCGCAAGAACAAGCGCCAGCTGGACGGCAAGCTGCGCCAGTACGTCGAGTGGTGCCTCGACAACTGCAAAAACAGCAAAGTCTCGCCGCGACAGTGCCCACCCTCCACCGTCGAGATCGCG GCGATGAAGCGGCTGGGCACGATCGTGTGCCGCTTCTTCTTCCTGGACGGGCGGACCAAGGCGATCGACGTGCACCCGACGGACACGGCGTGGGACGCCGGCCTCAAGCTGGCCGAGAAGCTGGGCCTGCGCAGCCTCGACGGCTGGGCCATCTACCAGAGCCGGCCCGACGGCGAGGAGCACGTGCGCGCGCACGACTACCTTTACGATGTGATAGCCGCCTGGGAGCT GAAGCAGCACAAGCCGCACCAGGCCgccgacaacaacaacaagacGGTGTCGAGGCGCAACGCGCCCACGCTCGGCAACGGCGAAAATCGGTTCGTCTTCAAGAAAAGACTCTTCAAGGCCGGACGCGAGTTGTCGCAGGACCCCGTCGAGATCAGCCTTCTCTATGCTCAAGCTGTCTATAGCGTAGTAAAG TGCGACGACTTCCCGGTGAGCCAGAAGGTGGCGCTGCAGCTGTGCGGGCTGCAGGCGCAGGTTGCGCTGGGCAACCCGAAGCCGAACAAGCTCGACTACTACCAGGACGTGGACGCGTTCCTGCCGCTGCGCATCAGCCGCACGCGGCCCGACGAACAGTGGGTGCCGATCATCGCGCAGGCGCACCAGCAGTACGGCACCGGACGCACCGAGCTCGCCGCCAAGGTGCTCTACCTGTCGTGCGTCATGCAGTACCCGCTCTACGGCACCACCATGTTCCCCGTCACCTACCGCGGATACTGGTCTTACG GCAACAACCTGATCCTGGGCGTCAACTGCGACGGCCTGCTGATGATCAAGCCGGACGACAAATTCGTGCTGAACGAGTATCGGTACGCGGACATCGAGTCCATCTTCCTGGACCCTAGCGACAGTTTCGTGACGATCAACCTGATGAAGCTGATGCCAGAGAGCCACAACAAGTGCTTCGTGTTCGAGACGCCGCACAAAACCGAGATCGGCTCGCTGGTGGCCAGCTACTGCCCGGTGCTCGCCGGCTGGATCACAGAGTCCGAGGCGCCCGCGAGGAAG CTGAAGCCGGTGACGAACGAGGACCGCGTGCGGCTGTTCCATAATTTGGTCAACTGCCGCAAGTCGCTGGTCGACTCGGGCGTGCTGAAGAAGCCGCAGGACGCGGGCGGCGGCTTCATTCGCAACACGCTGCGTCGGCTGAGCAAGCAGCGGCTGGAGAAGCTGCGCCACGAgtacggcggcggcggtggcggcgccaACGACCCTGGCGAGACCTACCGCGGCTTCCCCTACGCCTTCTGGGCCTTCAGCAGCGCCCCCCTCCAGCACAGCCTCAGCAAGCTCAACGAGCAGGAGGAGCAGGTCGCCAAGCAGGTCTTCTCCACCATGCTCACCTACGCAG GGCTGGGGAACCACGGCGACGTGGTGCGGCGCGTGGAGGAGGAGCACGTGAACCTGCTGCAGAGCATCGTGGAGCGGTGCATGCACAAGGAGAACCTGCTGAACGAGCTGTACCTGCAGCTGGTGAAGCAGACGACCGACCACCCCGACCCCAACTCGAGGGTGAATCTGCGCCACTGGGCGCTGCtgtcgctcgcttgctcggtCGTGCTGCCGCACGACAAGGCGCTGCGCAAGTACCTGATGGCCCACCTGAAGAAGTGCGCCTCCGACTACATCACCGAGGAGGGCAAGTACGCCAGGTTCGCCGACAAG TGCCTTCACCGGACGCAGggcacgcggcggcggcagttcGCGCCGTCCAAGGAGGAGATCATGTGCACCATCAACCGGCGGCCCATCTACGCGCGCTTCCACTTCATGGACGGGCAGTACCACGCCGTCGAGTTCCACCCGTCGGCCACCGCCGGCGCCGTGCTCGACGTGGTCAAGGCCAAAATCGGCCTGCCCGACACCGCCAAAG GCTACGCGATCTACGAGGTGCTGGGCAGCTGCGAGCGCAGTCTGGCGGCCGACGAGAAGCTGTCGGACGTCATGTCCAAGTGGGAGCGCTACCGCACGGCCACCGCCAGCAACGGGCCGAACGCGcaggcgccgccgccgcgccgccaGACGcactttttcctcttcaaGAAGCACCTGCTGCTGGACCAGTACATGGACCTGAACGACCCTGTCGAGAAGGAGCTGCTCTACCATCAGATGCTGCACAGCCTCCGCACCGACCGCTTCCCCGTCTCGGACAAGGACGCGGTGATGCTGACCGCGATCCAGGCGCAGGTGGAGTTGGGCGACCTGCCGGAGGCGGCAGGCCCCGAGCCCGACGAGCCGCTCGAGTACGCCGAGGTGGCGGCGCACTGCCTGCCGCCGGCCATGGCGCAGAACGTGCTCAACGACACCGTCGCCATGCACCACCAGAGCCTGCGCGGCATGACGGCCGCCGAGGCCAAGAAGGCCTTCCTCAACGTGGTGCACAGCTGGCCGCTGCACCGCGCCACCATCTTTGACGTCATG CAGTCGTTCACGTCGAACTGGCCGCGCGTGCTGTGGCTGGCCGTGGACCAGAAGGGGCTGCACCTGCTGGAGCACCGGTCGCGGCACGGCCTCTGCAGCTACAACTACGACTCCATCCTGAGCTACAGCCCGGCGCTCAACTGCCTCATGATCATCATCACGGGCAACGAGCAGCACAAGAAGCACAGCAAGGTGTTGCTGACCACGTCGCAGGCGTTCCAGATCGCCAGCCTCATCCGCGAGTACACGGAGGTGCTGCAGTCGCCGCACGAGGTGCGTCGGCAGGCCAACGGCCCCAAGCGGGCCGGCACCGGCGGCCACGCGAACGCGGGCGGCCAGCAGCGGCCACTCAGCATCCTGCTCAAGCCGGTGCCGACGCTGGCCGAGGAGGACGAGCCCCCTTGCTAG